The stretch of DNA GAATATGAGCCATTTGATCTCGACCATCCATTTATCCTTTGGACTTGAAGAATTGTAGAGATCGAGTGATTGATGGGACAAGGTTTACACATTCGTCTAGCTTTCCTTGAGTCCAATCTAGTAGTTATCCCCCTAATAAGAGTCTCCTATATGGCGTTGGACCATAcatttgagataagatgatatagcCTGCAAGTACGTGATTTTTTCTCCACAAGCTTAATCTAGATGTGACATCTCAGATGGAGTATGGACTTCTGCATACAACAGTTGTCACCTCCTGGACATCTCCTCATTATCCCAGAGAGCCCATACATCTGTATCAATCTTGTCCTTGACCGTTGGTCGTCTTTGTTCTGCAAGCCTCCAGCATTGAGATAAGCAGGCTTTCTACAACATGCTACTTGACTTACTTTTTCTTTGGCCGCAGACTATCCACCCAGTTGTTGCCTCTTCTTTGCATGCTATCGAATGAATCATCCTTAGTTGATCGGTTCTGAATCGTGTATGTCAGGCTTTCTACATACTATTGCTCATCCTACTCTTTGGACTAGCTGCATTTTGCATGAGCGATGCCTCGTCTTCCATAGCAGCTTGCCATAGGAATGGGTCTCTTCCCTTTCTCCGGCACagtcttcacataaaatttgttgaacattttttttattagtaaaaaatttgtaggaactattttttaatagccTTTATTGCTTTTTACATTATTGAGTCTTGTGTTTATCTTGTCCTATCAAAACTTTATCAGGCTTTTATTTACATGGAACACATGCTAGATTAAGTTGTTGACATAGACCGTGAAGAATACAAAGGATATTGAATCGAAAAGATCAACTAGGAAATTCTTATCCAAGGTTTAAATTTTTCCCATCGTTTTGACACTATCATTATAAATTAGTTcctccatcaatattccatcaAACTTTTCTAGTGGCAAGTTTGATATGTGGCTTTTAAATCACATCATAACCAATAAGCACATGACACTTGTTTGCTCGAAATAAGTCTAGcatcacatcaaaacataaacaacaaataataataataatgaaaaaaaacaacCCCACACAAGCAATTAGCAAAAAGTTTAGATGATGtatttcaattgggaaataagTAAGTTATAACCCAAATCAATCACTacattttttatgcaaaataatCTGGAATAGTGGGATTGGTTTCATACAAAGGATAGAAGAATATTAGTGATGatatctattctatttaaaagttACAATTAGCTTGATGAAGCAAAAAATCTGGATGCATAATAAAAAGCAGCagacaaattaattaaggtccCACTCAGGCTGCCTCCTCCCATGGGCATGCAGGATAAAGATGAATAATTAAGGTGGTCCAGTCAAATGATAAAAGAGATTGCTTTAAGCTCCTGTTTTAGTATTTACTATTGGAAGCAAGGTAGGTAGGTGGATGTATTGATAGTGTTAATTCAAATAAAGTGGTGGAGTGCTCAGCCATTTCTTTGAGTGCAGTTCAAGCAGATCTTTTGAATCTCATATTGTTGATGATCCCAACTGTTTCCAAATTCATAGTCATGGATATTGAGGTCGTTTAGacagtaagatgagatgagatgaattgaataaaataatattagaatattatttttttaatattattattattttgatatttgaaaaatttaaattattttatacttaaatttatcaaatttgacACATAACATCCATAGTTTAAGGATGTAGATGTTTGGGTAAGagtatttttcttctaaagtagaatagtttttttttttttttttttaaatctaggGTACAACTTTTCCTCAAATTCTTTCCAAACATAAAAACTACTTAATTtgatatcttttattatttttaaataaataatctaaataataattacttaaaaaattatacaaattcattgggtgatgctacagcccccgctgggggctcccgctgggggctgtaggattattttatatattttttatttaaataattttttatatagattttttaacattttttaatattttaaaaaaataatatatttaaaatattattaagaaaatatttttttaatcagaaagtaaaaaaatatatattttcttaattacgaagtaaaataaaaaattattttttataattttttattttacttcatgattaagaaagtatttttaataatattatgatttttttaaatatttaaaatggacatgaTACAGCTTCGCTGGGGTTCCTGTTGGGCTTAATATGTActcttttatgtgtatttttttaatttattttttatatagattttttttacacttttaaaaaataaaataaatttaaaatatcattaaaaaacactttcttaatcagaaagtaaaaaaaattattaaaaaatacttccttaatcacgaagtaaaataaatattattttttattctatttcttgattaaaaaaatattttttaataatattataatttttattttattttttaaaatatttaaaattattaataatatttatattaaaaaaactaaaataaatagataaaaaaatgttacatgcccagcgggagctcccagcgggagcccccagcggggcatgtagtaTTTTCCAAATTCATTACTCAAACATCTTTAATAGTGGGACCCACGTTTACacaaaaatctataaattttcttctattctctACTTCTtaaactattcattattttgatttatgatgtcatatttgatatgtgaacattttaaaatgtatcttatcatgaatataatttttactgataaatgaataatgatagttcccctttaaaaaaaaaaactattcatcACCAAATAGTAGTTATTAGTGCAAAGCGTAAAGCATATGGGTGAATAATGTATCTAATCTATGTATTTTTTACCATAGATTAAAATGCATAAAGCACTGAATCTCAAACATTGTTGTCAGTTTTTAgcttcgtttatttttaaagatgagataagatgagttgagattaaaattaaaaaattgaataaaatattattagaatatattttttaatattatttttgttttgaaatttaaaaaaattgtaattatgagatgaaaaattttcaaagttttggattttaattttaaatagatgAGAGGTTTTCAAAGTCTTGATTGGGTTTTTTCCCTACCCCATATAACTtcttcattataattataattagtcGTTAACATTCGAAAATAATTAAAGTAAAATAGTCAAAAAGTGAGGAAGTtagatgaataaataataataggtCAATAGTTATAGGaagataaatagtttttttttatattatttagttgGAAAAGTAACAATAAAATGTAAGTGTTGGAAATTCAAAGACAAGGAACGAGAAATCAATAGACACTAATAATGAAAAGTCATTATTTTCCTCTCTAGTAAATTATTAACCATGAATGGTAAGCGGCATTTTgtcttcaatcttttttaatcttaaatatatataaaaaaaaaatagagtagaTTTATTGTGGTAATAAAGACGAGAAGTGTTACAGCGACAAAGAGGTCTCACATTGacatgacttcatatgatatatatatttattttataataaaaataaataatttacaatctaacgtatcacatcaagtcacgtcattttgtaaatctatttttattaaatctctTAATGGGTTCGAGTAATGAgatttacacaatattttttacagcatattttataattatattttaaaataaggatatttttataaagtaatattatttttataagatattttataaaaatatcattcattttaaaatataactatagaaaatattgtgaaaaatattgtctttatcatttttcacttcaaataaaaaaacaacgaGGGgactcaataaaatacataaaccatacttcaaaattataatattattactatgaaaattaaataataggaCAACGTCCTATATACTTATTCCATAGGCAAAGAGAGATATGTGATTAAGACCTATTTagattgagaaattattttattattataattttgttaaatttttacgtaaaatataataaataatttaatttttttaaattttaattcaaattttttaattttttaattttaaaatttaaaataataataataataaataatattttaattatttttaatttttatctaaaatcgtCTAGAtaaagaaaacattaaaaaaaactttcaaacaaaaaatgggAGAGTTTCGTACACACACGAGCTATGAATTAAGAGGAATGAAAACAGCTAAGATTCAGGAACATCACCTGACAAAGCAATAAATCGAATAGAGACAGTTTTTAGGTTAGTACGTACCTtgtctttttcaaatttcaaattttaaatttattcacgTGTATTAATTGTCTGGCTAATTATGTCTCTTTAAAACCTTATAttgcaaataattaaaaattaaaaatcatcattttaattatcatttatttatatattttatgatttgatgataagtaatgaataataaataatttttaatttaatattatattaaaaaaataataaaaatatgacgACAAAAAGAATGACCTAGTGCTCGCCATTAATGAAAACGAGCTATAGAGAGGGAACACAAATGTTCTAAAAGGGATATCTATCTCACTTATTCTTAAGAGCATTGCTTGATCTAAAGCctcagtttttttaatttatttcattttatataatttttttaaatttttataaaaaataaaataaataatttaattttttcaaatctcaaaataaaaataatattaaaaaaatatattctaacaatattttattcaacttttatctcatctcatctgtaaaaacaaacgaggcagaATTCCGTATCTCTGAATTCTAGGGtttaatttgaggaagagaaagatTTAAAAAGTCGGGTAATACttattaaacatttaatgttatcataaaaattcacacaaaataaatatcataatatccATTTTAGGAggaaaaaaattctttcaatttataatttaaatttgatgaattcaagtGAAAAGAGAGATAAACACAAACAAGGAGAATGGCTATACATCAGCTTGTAGCAGCAGCATATctcacatgatttttttttttttaactcaatacattAAGGTGCTGCGGCTACAAactgatgtaaataatttttcaacaaGAAGAGGCCAAGGACAAGGGCCCCCAATGCTTGAAGAAACAATTTCACTGGGTGCTTTGGTTGCATGTTTTTCTTCGTAACTTTTGATAATTTTGCTCGTTTAGGTTTATAAGATGATCAGTCTCTCATAAGAATTAAGGAGCATGTATtgtccataatttttttaaagaaatattttaactataaaatgattacataaaaataaatttataaactaatgtaGCTTGATGTGGTGCGtgagattataaagttatttttattataaaatagatctaacagatctcatgaaaccatatcagtttgtagatttatttttatgtaatctatttgtgtttgtagcagttctcatttttttaagtaagccATTTTTGTCATTATTAAATCAGCTTTTGGTCTTcatagttttttctttatatttaatttgaaaaatattataattgatattatattatatctaCATAGTATGTAACTcatgtactatttaagttgagagtggtttggattcagaaataagttgagatgatttgtaattagtagaataaaagttgaattgtttattatattttgtgtgagaatttgaaaaaattgttttgaaatttgaaaaagttgaattggttattatattttgtatgtgaatttaaaaaaattgtaataatgagatgaaatgaattgatgtaaattttgatttcaaacgaaaaactttttaatataatttattgttataCCTTATTTAGAAAACTCAAAACTTGGtttatcatttataaataattatctatttttttatataattcatatataacttGTTTTCAAAGTTTAGCCTCTTTCTTTTAATTGCAACACATAATAAGCTTAAAcgtaaaaattctcaaaattataggaagaatgaaattttgaaatctattatttttctttattatatttttatttttatattatattactctGTTTACATTGGAATGTGTAGATACAGAGTTGTGCAGTGTACTTTGTGGAGGGTACTTGCAGCAGTTAGGAGCCCCACAAGGACTCTGCATCCATCGTTCAATTGAGATCGATAGATTTTAAATGCATGGGATTGCAACGGTGATCACGTGCAAAATCCATTAATGGATTGAGAGAGGCAAGCCAGAGAGCCATAACGTATTTATAATTAATGAGACGATTGGGTTTGaagttgattttaatttattttattattatttattattattcaataattttaacttataaatttcattattatttacaattcatctcattattattcacaatttatctcaactcattttaagtcatctttaaatccaaacgtCTTCTGACAAAATAGTTGTAATTGTGAGTACGTAACCGTCATGtgattatttatgaaaaaatgaatagatacgagatatgtgaaaaaaaattaattttttaataataaattttattattttttaaaacgactgcatgATACTTATACAATTATTGAGCGTgaattctactcttttttttttttattattccttAAGGAATGCGAACACTTgtataattcataattttatttaatgagcattgctattcataagcccatacactacacaccaaaatttttttatttttttaaaattattttaaagtttgttttggttttattattcttaaaataattgaatgattctactcataattcatataccacacatttaataagagaataaaattaaagaaatcataaaaaggttggtgtgtggtgtatgagggttaagaatataatttttcttatttaatattactcaaatTCAAAACATTCTTAACTTGTCTAAATTATGTAAATTCAAGAAACGTTAGCTGTAAAATactatgtgaaaaatttataagtaatataATGTGTgtatatttcttcattttttatctttatttttttaacgaataattatataacttattttatatattaattcgaagtcttaaaattcaaacaaaaactcaGACAATATTGGATACCAatggatttaaattttagaaaatcataaatactgtaaaatttattttatgtataattaatgttaaatacagttttgGAATATGCAAGTCTGATGTATTCCCTTTGAATAAGAgtgagtttactattaaaaaaataatttctttcatgtgaattttatatttatctattttttttaaaggtacgCACGGGTAATGTATGTTCTAAGACTATTATTTTTAAGGGAAAATgcagtttagatagtgaaatgagataagatagttttaaataaaaattaaaagttaaataaaatattattataatattattttttaatattattattgtttttagatttaaaaatattgaattgtttattatattttatgtgaaaatctGATacaattgtaataattagatgaaatgatataagattaaacacttttactatccaaatgggACTAAagatataatttctctttatgtttttatctctttttcgCTTTGAATCCTCTAAAATTCGAACAAAAACCTTAAAGAATCCGAAGTGTTCAACTTATGGAATTACGGCAGTAAGAAAATAATTGACAGTTACGAATAACAGTGAATGCTTTTGCCGGGGGATATAACTCCCCTGATAGCCAAGCAAGAGTCCAAGCTGTGTCTGACCTTTGTGTTCTGACATTCATGGCATCATTTTTGGTTTTTGCACAAGCATAGATTCTCCGCCTACACAATTCTAAGTAGCTCTTGCCTTTCTTCTCAAATCTGTGAAGTGGTTTTAGCTGGGGGAGAGGCGGGAGGCTGGTGATGGTTGTATACCGAAGATTCAGATCAAGAAACAGAGAGGCCAAAGTGAAAAGACAATGGTGACTGGGAGCTCGGAAGATAGAAAATGGAGGTttgttcttcctcttcttctttttgttcttcctctctatctctctctcaaacagcATTTTTCTTCACTCTGTGCAATGGGTTTTCTCTTAGTGACAAAAAAATGGAAGGGGGCGATGGTTCGAGAACGGTGGAGTCCTTAAGAGGGAGATTGCTTGCAGAGAGACAAGCTTCAAGGGTAGCTGAAGAAAATGCGGTTCTTCTGGGCAAGAAGGTATGCCCTTTTCCCTAACTTTCCTGTAACTAAGGTTTTGATCTGCTGTTCTTTCCCCCTGATTGGTAAAATTGGATATTCTCTCAGatccttttccaaaatatttgaattttttttgtctgaCATTCTCTCTCTAATTTATTCTCTAATGTGACTGAGAGGTACAGTTGATAGAACTAGAGAATCAACTTAAACAAGAGACCAAACTGAGATACAAAGCTGAAAAAAGGTTCCAAGTTTTGATGAAGAAACTTGAATCCTTGAACATTTCCACCATATCTGTGGAATCAGAGCAGTCCAGCTCGTCAGAAAAGGGTGAAATGTCTTGTACATCATCGACTATTACCTCAGATTCCAAAAAccaggaagaagatgaatccaAGTCCCAATTCACAAGCCCAGAAATCTCAGAAGACCTGGAGCACAATGCATCAGAAACTACTTCTACATCCACTAAAATTCCTTCAAGTCCTTCCACTGAAAATGATTCTGGGTCTCTGGGTACTGCTAATTCCAAATCAAACTCCAATCTCAATGATCCTTCCCAGCACAGATTCAGCTATAAGTTGAGTACCAGCTGCTCTGAAGATCCAAACACTGATAATCATAGGTACTGAATTCCAATCTGCAATTGTTCTTTTCAAAGTCAATCTTGGTTTTGTAatcaatgaaatttttaaacatttctGCTAATCATATATAAGTGATGATTTGTTTCAGTTGTTCAAGCTTAAAATCTTCGATAGTAGATAATGAGAGTGATCAAGGGGACAAAGTTGATAACTCATTGGCATTAGTTACGGTGAGTTTTCCGGCGACATCAAAGACCGTTGAGGTGAAGCCACTAAATCAAAGTGTTCGTGAAGTTCTTGATGCTCTAAGGCATGCCAGGGAAAAACTTCAGAGCTCAATGCAGAGAAGACATATGATTCAAGCTGGCCCAGCTTACACTCACTTCTGCAAGTAGTAATTATGTCAATTTCCTTTCATAATATAATACTATGGAAAGAAAGAGACAAGTCAGTAAGATATAGTCATTTGTGTTACTTTTGCATGGAAACAAACAGAGAACATGTAATATTATCTATCAATCTTGCCGTCGATATTGTCTatcaatttttgaatttattaagacaagaaaatatattataaataatgctacatacaatcgttGAGCGCACAAAcgtcgtgtaatcgttttaaaaaataataaagtttattatttaaaaattaatatttttttttatgtaaatcccatttatatatatatattttttttttttgaaatgattaaGCTGCGTTTAACTACTCATAACTGAGAAATATTAACTGAATCCAAAGATTGCATTAATCTGAGTGCAATGTTAATAAAGTAGTTCTGATTGTACTTGAACGTCAAAATGAGCATGTGAAGTGGGAATTTCTGTCTATATCTGATCATGGCGATGGGTCCCCACTCTTGGGTTTTACTTGTGTGACTCTTTACTCATGGTCATTTGATCCTTGTGACTTGCATTTAGGGGATTTGATTCTTGGGCTTAAGTGTTCGCGGTTCAGAATAATTACAAAACTACCCTTCTATTTTGATCAATTAAACCATTAGGGAGACCTAAACTAGGCAGTTGTAGGGCTGGACAAATGAGGACTATATCCAGCttttatttgtgatgaaaaaattattaaatactcTCAAAATGCGAATGGCGTGGTATTCTCACTCTATCAATATATGTCATGTGATTGtcgcctcgtttgtttttagaaaatatctcatctaatttttataatttttttaacttctaatacaaaataaaataaataatttaattttttcaaattttaaaataaaaataatattaaaaatatattttaacaatactttatttaattttttaactttaatctcatctcatctttgaaaacaaacgagttctAAAATAACTTATCTAAGtattaatttcataatatcCTATAATAGAATGGGAGTACGGGCATTCGTCTTCGTATTCTAAATAAACCTAATATTTACTTTTGTAACTGAGCCTCTTTTTGACTGATAATCAAGGAAGAATCATTGATTAGGTTTTAAAACATCTCAAagtttaaacatgtttaaacgttcactatatatgttttttcaTGAGATTTGAACATGTCAAAAAGCAAGGATGCCTAACCCCAAGCATATTCCCTTAGCCTGCTATGCCTATGCAGTTTTGTCTAAGGGTGTATAGGAATCGACAGGACCAGCTTTTGCCGATGAGAATTGTCCACCGGAGTTAGGAACCAGTGGAGAA from Juglans regia cultivar Chandler chromosome 4, Walnut 2.0, whole genome shotgun sequence encodes:
- the LOC108980113 gene encoding suppressor protein SRP40-like isoform X1 translates to MVTGSSEDRKWSDKKMEGGDGSRTVESLRGRLLAERQASRVAEENAVLLGKKVQLIELENQLKQETKLRYKAEKRFQVLMKKLESLNISTISVESEQSSSSEKGEMSCTSSTITSDSKNQEEDESKSQFTSPEISEDLEHNASETTSTSTKIPSSPSTENDSGSLGTANSKSNSNLNDPSQHRFSYKLSTSCSEDPNTDNHSCSSLKSSIVDNESDQGDKVDNSLALVTVSFPATSKTVEVKPLNQSVREVLDALRHAREKLQSSMQRRHMIQAGPAYTHFCK
- the LOC108980113 gene encoding suppressor protein SRP40-like isoform X2 is translated as MVTGSSEDRKWSDKKMEGGDGSRTVESLRGRLLAERQASRVAEENAVLLGKKLIELENQLKQETKLRYKAEKRFQVLMKKLESLNISTISVESEQSSSSEKGEMSCTSSTITSDSKNQEEDESKSQFTSPEISEDLEHNASETTSTSTKIPSSPSTENDSGSLGTANSKSNSNLNDPSQHRFSYKLSTSCSEDPNTDNHSCSSLKSSIVDNESDQGDKVDNSLALVTVSFPATSKTVEVKPLNQSVREVLDALRHAREKLQSSMQRRHMIQAGPAYTHFCK